The region GAATGTCATTGGATCAATTACAAACGGGTCGGTAAAAACGAGGATTTGCATGTTTTTCTGGATCCTTTATAATTTGTATTCGGATGGCTCTAATTTATAATTGACGAATTGAGAAACGAAACCTTTtgccaaataattaaaaacctaGATGTTCGACTCACAATTCTATGGATCAGGCGGAGGAGACGGCAGTGAAGAATTTCTTTATCGTgtttttattggattaagatCAACTCCAGTGATGAAATCAATCGCCACCCTAGAGGTAAATTTGATTACATCtactaggttttttttgtttttttttttttattattctaaacaaTCAATATGATGGGTTTGTTTTATTTCTCAACTGAAGCTGTTTGATTCGGTGGCTGGTAGGATATTACGGCGTTTGTAGCTCTGGTATGGCTTTGTGGTTCTGACATTTGAAATTATACAATTTCTTATTAGAATCTTTGACTAActttatcgttttttttttttttggtacagtTGGCTTGGAAAGAGGAAGAACCGCTTTCATTCCTTAATTGGATCTTCCTGGTAAACTCATCTTAAATCCTTGAACTAATaatctttttgttatcaattttCTAGATTTGATGTAAATACTGATTTGTGTGGAGGTTGAATCtgaaattgtatattttctgtttatgcTCTAGGACAATCCGTTAATCTCATAATTTTGTATTTCTGCTTATGTTCTAGGACTTAAACGGACATGTTCAATTATATATTGGTGGTATTCTTACGGTGATTCCCGTCGACAGAACCGTTTTCATAGCCacaaccgaagaag is a window of Camelina sativa cultivar DH55 unplaced genomic scaffold, Cs unpScaffold01876, whole genome shotgun sequence DNA encoding:
- the LOC104774194 gene encoding uncharacterized protein LOC104774194; translated protein: MFDSQFYGSGGGDGSEEFLYRVFIGLRSTPVMKSIATLEDITAFVALLAWKEEEPLSFLNWIFLDLNGHVQLYIGGILTVIPVDRTVFIATTEEEEDGICCCCRFDSGLIWLKENR